The Brassica rapa cultivar Chiifu-401-42 chromosome A10, CAAS_Brap_v3.01, whole genome shotgun sequence genome segment TTGATCGGGCGAAATTGACCCTGAGGTTAGATCCGGATCGTGGAGGATTTTGCTTTTCAGCGCGCTAATAAATAAATCAACCCGAGAAAGAAGAGATGACGTAAGCGgatacgaagaagaagaggaaataaattaaaaagggaataaaatgagaagaagagagaaaataagGCTAATTAAATGGAGTTTTCGTCTTAgcgaagacgaagaagaatgAGAAGGAGACGAATTTAAACGACGACTTGTGATAGAGAGGGAGAGATCTAGAGACGAAGAacaggaggaagaagaaggaagaacaAGTCGCCAATGGCTGGCGACGTCGaccaatcttttattttatttaattgattaatttatgttatttcattTTAGGCAGAAATAAAACACACAGGTACGAAGAGAAAATGAGGACAAGCCATGTCGTGTTTGTTGGTCCAGAGTAGCCCTTCTAGAACAAACATATGACTTTTGAGCAGCCACCGTATATACTATTACTCTCTCAATTTTCTCCAAAATGTTTTATAgctcaatatatttttataattctaattcataaatatttgaGTCTTGGATCCAGTTCTGAAGTTTGAATTTTGTTGCTTTGGATAATTTAATATTGTAGAAAAGTATGCAATAGTATGAAAAGAAAAGTATATTGACACGTTTATGAATCTGCAATTGATTTTagatattatctttttttttctttagctaCAGTTGATTAGTATGGGTTTAAGAGTCAACAAGATGTGTACATACAACCATCAAGTTTTTACACTAATGAACAAAACAGAAATTAAATTTctgcaaacaaaaatataatgccTAGCATGAATCTAAGATGGTCCACATCATACATTTGTTCTGAGCCTGCACGTATTGTagggtatatatatttttttttgacatcatctTGTAGGGTATATATCATGTTTAATTTAGCGAACAAAACAGCCTAAAACTATGTTTAATGCATTTGGTAAGAGTTGTCATGCTCGGATTAGTTGTAAACCTGAATTTAATTAAACAAAGAGAAAGACAACACAATGCAGCTCGTGAGTGAGTCTCACATCACATGGCCACCCCCCATACCTATGTAACAACTTCCAGAAAAACGATTTCCACGCTCTTATTTTTCTAGTACatattttgattcttagagcTATTGGGCTTTATATTGGGCTCGTTGTGAAGCAACAGTCTATTGGGCTTTATATTGCCcataaaaagattaaaaaaaaaacaaaagctgaCTCTGCACGTGTTCTTGTCCTAACACTAAAACGATCGTGGTTCGGTTCTTCTCTTCCGTTGCCGGAAACCTTTATGATTAAGCTTTGATTGGTCAACCTGTATGTTCTGCTTCCATGGCCAGTGAAAGCAGAATCGGATCCGATGGTTTGTTTAACACCGCGGAGGTAACCACCAGCGGCAGACCGGTGCTCCGCCGCAACGAAGTCGAGTGTTTCCTCCTCTCCTCTGTCGACCTAGACTCCGAAGACGATCCGCCGCGATTCGCCTCCTTGCGCTCCGGAAACCTAATCTTAACCACTCATCGTCTCATATGGATCCCTTCTTCTCAGCCAAACGCATCATCTCTTCCTTCCTCCCTCCCTCTCTCCTCCATCACTCACATCTTCTCCCACAAGAAGTCAATCAAGTCCATGTTTCACTCGCCTCGGATCCGGTTCCAAGTGGACTCCGTCGTCGTAGTGACCGTCGTCTTCAGAGGGAAAGGGGATTTCGACGGGTTCTTGACGAAGCTCTGGGAGTGTTGGAGAGGGAGAGCTTGGGAGGAAGATGAGAAGAGCGAGAGTGAGGCTTCTTCGGGGTCAGGAGCTGGAACTGTTGCGCAGGGTTTGTACGGCAACGATGGAACGGTGAGGATGGTGGGGTTGGCTGGGATACTGAGGAAAGAGCAGGAGCAGTGGGAGAGTACTGATAAGAGCTTGCAGGATGCTTTTCAGGATTTGAATGCTCTTATGGTGTGAtacaaagtttgaaactttgattgattaatttgatttgattattGAACCCTCTTTGTTTGGGGTTTAACAGAGTAAGGCTAAGGAGATGGTGAGTTTGGCGGAGAAGATGCGGCAGAAGCTATTGTCTGCTCCTAGTAGTCAGAACGGAGGAGGTGATGATGAGGAGATGGGGTCTAAAGAAGAGATGCAACAATGGATGTTGAGCGTTGGTATTATCTCTCCAGTTACTAAGGAATCTGCTGGCGCCTTGTATCATCAAGAGTTGTCTCGCCAGGTTCTCTTTCTCTTGTTTTGCAACTGATTTTTTGTGTTACTATCATTAGCTTTATGTTCTATGTTACTAATAGTAACAATCTACCACTGTCATGGTAGAGATACTAGAGAATCTTTTAACTGTTTAGCTTGTCATTTGTACAAATTTTACTCTTGAAGGCCTTCAAAGTACATGAATTTGAGGTTGAAATCTTTGTTTGCCATACCTGCAGTTGGCAGATTTTGTGAGAATCCCATTAGAACAAGCTGGAGGAATGATCAGCCTTACTGATATGTATTACCACTTCAATCGTGCTAGGGGAACAGGTTGGACCGTTTAATCTAAAATGTTTTGATTCCAGTTCTTTATTATGAATCTGAAACCTGTCTTTGCATCAGAGTTGATTTCTCCAGACGATTTGTGGCAAGCTTGTAACCTCTGGGAGAAATTTGATGTGTATGTATCTTCTGAATCTTTCCTCGTAGATTCTTTTTGCAaattcatttgaagaagataTAGTCTGTAGAAATATTGACTCTGGCTCATGTGTTATGATTGGTAGTCCAGTAATGCTGCGGAAGTTTGATAGCGGTGTGAAGGTCATCCAGAACAAGTCCCATAGTGACGAGGAGGTACTCTTTAAGCTTACTGCTTTGTATCTCTCATATCTGAAATACTTTTCTGGCTATGTAGGTTATGAGTAGAATCAGAATGCTTGTGACTAAAACCGAAACTCTAAGAACCGGAGTCACTGCTAGTGATGCAGCTTTGACACTGAAAATCGCTCCAGCCATGGCCAAGGAACATCTACTATCTGCAGAGACCAAAGGTAAACAGAATCCACCTCGTAGAAAGATAGACTCTATCAGAGTTATGTGATTCTCACGTTCTCATTTGTTTTGATCAGGTCTGCTGTGTAGAGACATGAGCCCAGACGGACTTCGATTCTACTTCAACCTGTTTCCAGAGATTGATCCAACCGATCTCCATTTGTAAGTCAAACAATGGTGTGTTTCCCATTGTGTTGTTGTTGCTCGTTGAGAAATTTATAAAACCTTTGTGCTGGCGTTCTTATCATTTGGCAGGGTCAAGGACTTTGGGACATACGGTGAATGGGTCAAAAGCCACTAGCTTATTGTCCGTATGACAGTTTTTGATGTGTACACGACAAAAAAACACAACTCATCTTATGCATTTTGAACCAAAAATGctaataacttttatatttgtaaCAAAGTTCCTCTTTAAATCAATTGTTTTCCAAATCAAATATTGTGTTTTAAATAATTTGGAATTTGCTATTGTATTTGTAGCCACTACCCACAGTAATCAACATAGATAACTTTGACAACAAGAAATGTCATAACTTTTGAGTTTCTAAATATCTTATATCTTAAGCTAATTAGCAACATAGCAAGTTAACAGTCGAAAGGGGTAAAGAAGTGATGAGATTGAGAACAACTAATCAGCTTCAAGAGCTGCAATCTCGTACCTAACGTCTTCCAAATACTCATTGATGCAAGTCACAGCGTCTTGCACTCCTCTGATTGCTTCCTTCAAAGCGTTGTCAAACTCTGCATCCGCCTCTGCTTCCTCTGTTCCTTCAGCTTCTGTAATCTCATGAAGATGCACACACTCGTGCTGCATCGGTTTCTTGAACTTGCAGTTCTCGTGTGTCAGCATTCGTTCTGACGGCCTCCCTGCCTTCTTCAGTACCTGTATTGTAACCGTCTGCCAAAAAAACCAAAAGGAACTAAAGTAAGAAACTTTTTTCTCTCCAACAAGTTAATTCAACAATTGAGTAAATAGGAATCAGACCAGATGCAGTTTCTGCTTCTCCTGAGTTTGAATGTCACTGAGCAGCTGAGCAAGATCCGATCTTCCAACGTCAGGATTCAGAAACAGAGTTTCCATTTCGCGTACCTTGCATTGCCATCAAacaaagtttcaatctttaacACCTTATGTTCAACCTTATTGTGAAAGTAATCaatcaaaagaagaaaaagaactcAGTTACTTGTTTGGAACACTCGTTGAACTCAGCAGTAATCTCGCTGCACAGCTTCTGATAAAGCGCTTCACCACTAGTCTCCACATACTCTGAGAATCCTCTGTTTATCAAATTCCAAAGCATAGCAAGAGATTAACAGaataaaaatctaaactttATGAGACATCTCTTCCTCAACAACACTATCAGTTAGACTGAATCCAAAGACAATGTGGTTTAGGATGAACATAACGGTAACTAATGGCGATAAACAATCCAAAGATCGAACCTTTTGAGTTTAGCGTAGGCCTGTGCTCGACGCTCCTGAATCTCAAGCAGTCTCCGAAGCAAAACCAGAGTTCGAGACGAACCAACCGTGGAGCTACTAGACCCGCCGCATTCGGTTTCCATTTCTCCGGCGAGTGAGGAGTCTCTGATCGAAACCTTCTTCTGAAAATCTTCAGCGCTCATCCTCCTCCgatccctctctctctctctctctctctctctctctctctctttcaactTCTCAAACACGACAGAAACAAATAGAAACCGACTCGAACCGTTAAATTTAATCTCTTTCATACCGAGTCCGGTTATTAACTTATTGAAAACCGGTTTAAACCGGTttgacttttattttaaatgattggCTTTAACAGTTCCGACCAATCTGGTGGTCTGCGTTTTCAGAAGTAGTGGCCTTTGAATGATTCCCTGTAATAATAATATTCTTTTCTCGTATAATTATTCTCTCTTCTCCTCGTTTTCTCCGTGAGCGGCGAGAAGAGTTCTGAAATCTTCAGGTTCGTCTCTGTTTCTATAATCTGATATTTGATCGGTCGTTGAATATGAATCGAAGTCACGTGACTTTACTCCTTATCAATACATTCTGACTCCGATCTTGTCTAAGTATTTAGTCAATCGATGTGAAAAGTATGAATCTTTAATAGATCTCTGCATCGTTATTGCAGGGGAAGAAGCAATGTCTGCGGAGGAGAAGAGGAGACCATTGATGATGGGAGGAAGAGACTCATCATCACCATCTGACCGGAACCTCCCGGATTTCAAAAAATCAGTGAAGCTCAAGTACGTCAAGCTAGGCTACCACTACCTCATCACGCACGGCATGTACCTCCTCCTCTcccctctcctcctcctcatcgcCGCTCAAGTCTCCACCTTCTCCCGCGCCGACCTCGCCACCCTCTGGGACCATCTCCAGTACAATCTCATCTCCGTGATCCTCTGCTCCACCCTCCTCGTCTTCATAACGACCATCTACGTCATGACTCGCCCCCGTCCCGTCTACTTGGTCGACTTCTCGTGCTATAAACCCGACGACGCTCGCAAATGCACTAAGAAGATCTTCATGGAAAGGTCGAAGCTCACTGGATCATTCACTGAGGAGAATCTTGAGTTCCAGAGGAAGATTCTCCAGCGTTCGGGGCTTGGGGAGTCTACTTACTTGCCTGAGGCTGTCCTCAACGTCCCTCCGAATCCTTGCATGGCGGAGGCTAGGAAGGAAGCTGAGGCTGTGATGTTTGGAGCTATCGACGAGCTTCTTGCTAAGACCAATGTGAATCCTAAGGATATTGGGATCTTGATTGTTAACTGCAGTCTTTTTAATCCGACGCCTTCTTTGTCTGCTATGATTGTTAATCACTATAAGCTCCGTGGGAATATACTCAGCTACAACTTGGGAGGAATGGGATGCAGCGCGGGGTTGATATCGATAGATCTCGCCAAGCATCTGCTCAACTCTATCCCCAACACTTATGCTATGGTGATAAGCATGGAGAATATCACTTTGAACTGGTACTTCGGTAACGACAGGTCGAAGCTTGTTTCTAATTGTTTGTTTAGAATGGGAGGTGCGGCGGTTCTTCTCTCGAATAAAAGATGGGACAGGAGGAGGTCGAAGTACGAGCTTGTTGATACTGTTAGGACGCATAAGGGAGCTGATGATAAATGCTTCGGCTGCGTAACTCAAGAAGAGGATTCCGCGAGCAAGGTTGGTGTGACACTGTCCAAAGATCTAATGGCTGTTGCGGGAGATGCGTTAAAGACGAACATCACTACGCTAGGACCGCTGGTTTTGCCGACGTCCGAGCAGCTTCTGTTCTTTGCGACGTTGGTGGGGAGGAAGCTCTTCAAGATGAAGATCAAGCCGTACATACCTGACTTCAAGCTAGCGTTTGAGCATTTCTGTATTCACGCGGGAGGGAGAGCGGTTCTTGATGAGCTGGAGAAGAACTTGAAGCTGACTGATTGGCACATGGAGCCCTCGAGGATGACGCTATACCGTTTTGGTAACACGTCGAGTAGCTCTTTGTGGTATGAGTTAGCGTATAGTGAGGCTAAGGGAAGGATCAAGAAAGGTGATAGAATCTGGCAGATTGCTTTTGGTTCGGGGTTTAAGTGCAACAGCTCGGTTTGGAGAGCGGTTAGGTCTGTGAATCCTAAAAAGGAGAAGAATCCGTGGATGGATGAGATTCATGAGTTCCCAGTTGATGTCCCAACGCATGCAACAATCTAGAAACTACTCAGCAAACATTTGTCTATTGTTCAGAGGAGACttctcttgtttttgttttgtattgtttCCATGTTCTCTTGAGTTTTCTTTATCTTTCGAGATTCTGCTTCTCTTCCTAATGAGCTTAGCCTGTTTTTGATTGGTTGACAAATTCACCAACCTTGTTAACATTATTTCCTCTTCTTTTgggttaaaaataaattttcaattttgcAAATGAACTTGTATTCTTTTTTCACTCAAAATGATGCTATAATTTTCATATAGATTATGATTAAAGTTGTATATTGTATCTCTATCTGCTTTGGTTTGTAAAGATCTTTTAAAGCTCACATACACAAGACACAGAGAGGTTTCAAGTTGAACTACTTGCCTTTGGACCGCCTGCGCCGTTTTCCACCAAGGAGTTTAAGCATGTTATCAGTAACATCAGGTGGAGAATCCGCGTCTCCACTGTACTGGTCAGTACTATTATCAGATGTATGAGTCAACCAAGCCAAGGCCTCAACAGCTGCATCTTTCTCAGCGAGCGTTTTGTTCCTCTGAGGCTTCCCAACGAACTGCATCCCTTTGAACTCCACAAGCGCTCTAAACTCGTTCGTCTTCAGATGTTTGGTCTTGTACTTTGGAGGCGAGTGTCCAGCTCTCATTAAAAGCGTCTGAAGGAGACTCTTCGGGTTTGTCCCGTCTTTGGAGAGTTTGTTGTTCTCTCCTGCTAATTGCGGTTGGCTTGGCCTCTTTGTGTCGCGGCCGAATACGAATCTCCCTTCGCATTGGTCTCCAGCGACGAGTTCTTGAACTGCAAGCATCAGGTACTTGCCTTCTTTGTGGATGTCCACGCTTGGATCTTCAAGCtgcatattaagaaaatacttACGGTGTTACAAACTACAGTTCGCGCTTTCTTTCATTTTAAAGTTGAAAATTAAAACTCGCCTTCTTCTGAAGAAGCTTGTTGAGTTCTTCCTTCAGCTTCACGTAGGAGTCTGCCAAATTTGGATCCATGAAGAAGTCAATGTACCCGTCAAGCATTTTTAGATGTCCCACCTGTACTCCGGTGCTCAGTGCACCACCAAAAAGGATCAAACTGGAATCAGGGACACCGGTGGAGTCTCTTATGAGCACTGCATTGACCTTCACTTTCTCTCCAAAGACTAGCCAAGGGTATGGAATCGTCGGGAACCTCGAATTAACAGAGTTCTGAAATATAGAAACAGTCAACGAACCATTTAAATAAACAATGGCAGTAACAAGAAACTCAGGACTGAAGAAACTCACCGCATATAGTGATACTTGGCCATCATCCATTGTCTTGAACGACATGGAAGTCTCTCTATGCTGCACAAAAGAAAAGGACAACGCTGTAATATCTCAAAATCCTGTAACAGAAGCAAAAAGGAGACACATGGTTTTACTTGTAGACTTTACCACAACAGATGCTATCCCGGGGAATAAGCCAGAGCAAATGACAGCGCGAACAAGAGACTGATTGTGACTCAGCTTGTTGTTGAGAGCTGAATCATCGTGTACTAAGCCAGCTTCTTTCAGGATATAGTTGAACTGCTTCCTCAGAGAATGTATCGCCTGAAGCGTCTGAGCTGACAGAAAGTTCCTCCAACAGTACTCATAAGCCGATCCTTCTCTTTCAGCATTTTTCCACCCTTCGAAGGCACGAACTAGTGCCATATGGTCACTGTAGTCTTTAGCTGAGAATCTCAACTTGGCTGATAAAGctaactaaaataaaacaagGAATCATCAGATCATCAACCAATCAGTACTTTATGATAAGAAAAAGAACTTTCATCCATGAAACTTTATACTTACGTCCTTTTTCTCTTGAGGTAGAAGGAAAGGATCTCTGACACTGAGCCCTGATACAATTGTCAGGATAGGATCAAAGCAGTGGAAGATGGCACCCATTATGAGCATTTTCCCCAGCTTGGGATCAACTGGAAGAATCGATAAGAGTTTTCCTATTTGGAACAAATCAAAAAGAAAGCAAGCAGGAACGTCAGTCATGATAGATGGATGGGTGGATCAGAATAGGTTGAAACATGTGGACAGGACTTAGAACACAAACCAAGATCCGTCAGATTTTCTTTCTCATCCAGTGCTCCAATCATTTTCAGGAATCCAATAGCATTTTGAACCTGACATAAAATTTACAGTTATTTGGACTTATCTTGATCCATAAGGGTCATATCTTCTATGTGCAACGATTCTAAAAGTTGTCACTAGTAACAATACAACTGGCGAGATCCAGAAAGGCATATTTATCTGTCACTTACGGTCAAAGGCTCCGGAGCCTGAAGTGCAGCTGACAAGAACCCGGCAATGCTTTCAACCTGAAGACTTTTAATTTGCAGGCAGAGAGAGTTCAAAGGAGTTCTCAGAAGTTCAGGAAGTTGATACTCCGAAAAAGCTTCATACACGCATTTGGGGTACAGGTGATAGCATTCTCCCGGAAGCAGACGACCAGCTCTGCCCCTTCTCTGAAGACCAAACAGGAGGAAACGTTGGGCATATTAGATGAGTGAAAGCTTTAGagctattttagaaaaaaagcaTCAGAAAGAAATGTTTCTGAAAATTTCAGCAAAAGTGATCATGTAATGAAATCATCTGAAAGAGTAAATGTTGTGAATGCAAGTGCAAGAACAATGAAACGAAGAAGCTTAATGAATTCACCTGTCTAGCAGAAGCTTGAGATATCCATGAGGGTAGCAAACAAGGCGTATTGTTCAAAGCATCATAGGTggtctcttttgcctttccacAGTCAACCACAAAAACTACATCGTTTATTGTAATACTAGCTTCTGCCATGTTTGTAGCAAGTACAATTTTGCGAATATTAGGAGGTGCTCTCTCGAAAATGAGTCTCTACAGAAACATCAAAGAAGATATATAAAGATAGGAAGCATGAATCTATGAATCACGACTCAAATCGACGCATGAGGAGTTAAGTTTACCTGTTCAGCAGTTGCCATTGAACCGTGGCACATCAACAGCAAGACTCTATTGGGATCACCGAGGAGAGGATGTGCTTTGATTTGGTCCCTCAGGGAGCTAATATCATCCCATCCTGTCAAAAACACTAGTACAGCTCCCGGGCGTTCTTTGCGGCATATGTGACAGAGAACGGCCTCAATAAGATTAAATCCTACGCAATCAGGCATCCAAGACGAGAGTGAATCACGAGTCCTAGAGCTATAACTTTCAAAAGTTGACTTGCTAAGAGCTTCCTGCaagtttgaaaaataaaagattggcGAATACAGCCTATGTAAGATTTGGTCTACTCATCAAACAAGCCAAGTACCTCAACAAGAGAAGTGATCTGGTTTTTCCTTTTGCGTGGCATCAACTGCTTTTGCGTTTTCCAAGTCTTTTCTTGGCCATAATCATCAACTTGGTTGAAAGAGGTCAACTTATATCCCGTCATTTCGAGTACATCCTCCAGAAAATGTGCCTTCACTGGATGTGTGAAGCCCTGAAAAGAAACTGTAAGTTCagagaaataaaattaaataaggaAAGCGTGAGGAAGAGGAGAAGTTGTTAACTGGAATGTGAATTGTAGGCGCTCCTCCAAAATAGTTAGAAAAGAGTTCAGCATTCAAAGTGGCACTCATGAGAACCAATCTCAGATCCGGACGCCGTGGAAGAAGCTCCTTCAACACTATTATCAAGAAATCTGCAACCATAGAAGAGCGAGAGGCATAAACAATTGTGAGACTCAACTGACAGAAACCTAAACATATAGAGTATGTACCTTCGTTCATTCCCCTTTCGTGAATCTCGTCAACAAAAACATGTGTTATGCCATTCAAATTGCGATCACTAAGGAGACGTCTGAGTAGAATACCACTTGTACAAAACAgaagttgagtattctttcctCTCATTCCTTCTAGACGAACTTTAAACCCAACCTACCAAAAGTTATATGTTAGTATTGATCCGAGTAAATGAAACAACCTTCAAATTGGTGTGTCCATATGAAAGTTAAGCATCTTGGCTTACCGTTTCACCAAGAGGTTCTCCTCTCTCAGCAGACACTCTTTCTGCAACTGCCATGGCAGATATCCTCCGAGGTTGTGTACAAATGATGTTGCAGAACGCTCCTCGACCAGACTCTATCTCCGATTCCAAAATGTACTGTGGCAGTTGAGTTGTCTTACC includes the following:
- the LOC103847244 gene encoding uncharacterized protein LOC103847244; the protein is MSAEDFQKKVSIRDSSLAGEMETECGGSSSSTVGSSRTLVLLRRLLEIQERRAQAYAKLKRGFSEYVETSGEALYQKLCSEITAEFNECSKQVREMETLFLNPDVGRSDLAQLLSDIQTQEKQKLHLTVTIQVLKKAGRPSERMLTHENCKFKKPMQHECVHLHEITEAEGTEEAEADAEFDNALKEAIRGVQDAVTCINEYLEDVRYEIAALEAD
- the LOC103847243 gene encoding LOW QUALITY PROTEIN: vacuolar protein sorting-associated protein 36 (The sequence of the model RefSeq protein was modified relative to this genomic sequence to represent the inferred CDS: deleted 1 base in 1 codon), with amino-acid sequence MASESRIGSDGLFNTAEVTTSGRPVLRRNEVECFLLSSVDLDSEDDPPRFASLRSGNLILTTHRLIWIPSSQPNASSLPSSLPLSSITHIFSHKKSIKSMFHSPRIRFQVDSVVVVTVVFRGKGDFDGFLTKLWECWRGRAWEEDEKSESEASSGSGAGTVAQGLYGNDGTVRMVGLAGILRKEQEQWESTDKSLQDAFQDLNALMSKAKEMVSLAEKMRQKLLSAPSSQNGGGDDEEMGSKEEMQQWMLSVGIISPVTKESAGALYHQELSRQLADFVRIPLEQAGGMISLTDMYYHFNRARGTELISPDDLWQACNLWEKFDVPVMLRKFDSGVKVIQNKSHSDEEVMSRIRMLVTKTETLRTGVTASDAALTLKIAPAMAKEHLLSAETKGLLCRDMSPDGLRFYFNLFPEIDPTDLHLVKDFGTYGEWVKATSLLSV
- the LOC103847246 gene encoding DExH-box ATP-dependent RNA helicase DExH3, which codes for MRFTKRISFFLWQATKLPTRSLPRNPSLCRSYHIVGAPISSGDVVKGLSYGQIRRRFIGYTAEQFSDDEYECEFEEHKASSSVANVDEWKWKLGILLANDSEREIVSRDKRDRRDYEQISNLAKRMGLYSEIYGKVVVASKVPLPNYRPDLDDKRPQREVVLPLSLQRRVEGLLQEHLDRQQLNSGKANESEADSQPPKQTEELPDESSDAFLDGSVMEKVLQRRSMRMRNMQRAWQESPEGRTMLEFRKSLPSFKDKERLLQAIARNQVIVVSGETGCGKTTQLPQYILESEIESGRGAFCNIICTQPRRISAMAVAERVSAERGEPLGETVGFKVRLEGMRGKNTQLLFCTSGILLRRLLSDRNLNGITHVFVDEIHERGMNEDFLIIVLKELLPRRPDLRLVLMSATLNAELFSNYFGGAPTIHIPGFTHPVKAHFLEDVLEMTGYKLTSFNQVDDYGQEKTWKTQKQLMPRKRKNQITSLVEEALSKSTFESYSSRTRDSLSSWMPDCVGFNLIEAVLCHICRKERPGAVLVFLTGWDDISSLRDQIKAHPLLGDPNRVLLLMCHGSMATAEQRLIFERAPPNIRKIVLATNMAEASITINDVVFVVDCGKAKETTYDALNNTPCLLPSWISQASARQRRGRAGRLLPGECYHLYPKCVYEAFSEYQLPELLRTPLNSLCLQIKSLQVESIAGFLSAALQAPEPLTVQNAIGFLKMIGALDEKENLTDLGKLLSILPVDPKLGKMLIMGAIFHCFDPILTIVSGLSVRDPFLLPQEKKDLALSAKLRFSAKDYSDHMALVRAFEGWKNAEREGSAYEYCWRNFLSAQTLQAIHSLRKQFNYILKEAGLVHDDSALNNKLSHNQSLVRAVICSGLFPGIASVVHRETSMSFKTMDDGQVSLYANSVNSRFPTIPYPWLVFGEKVKVNAVLIRDSTGVPDSSLILFGGALSTGVQVGHLKMLDGYIDFFMDPNLADSYVKLKEELNKLLQKKLEDPSVDIHKEGKYLMLAVQELVAGDQCEGRFVFGRDTKRPSQPQLAGENNKLSKDGTNPKSLLQTLLMRAGHSPPKYKTKHLKTNEFRALVEFKGMQFVGKPQRNKTLAEKDAAVEALAWLTHTSDNSTDQYSGDADSPPDVTDNMLKLLGGKRRRRSKGK
- the LOC103847245 gene encoding 3-ketoacyl-CoA synthase 11 — protein: MSAEEKRRPLMMGGRDSSSPSDRNLPDFKKSVKLKYVKLGYHYLITHGMYLLLSPLLLLIAAQVSTFSRADLATLWDHLQYNLISVILCSTLLVFITTIYVMTRPRPVYLVDFSCYKPDDARKCTKKIFMERSKLTGSFTEENLEFQRKILQRSGLGESTYLPEAVLNVPPNPCMAEARKEAEAVMFGAIDELLAKTNVNPKDIGILIVNCSLFNPTPSLSAMIVNHYKLRGNILSYNLGGMGCSAGLISIDLAKHLLNSIPNTYAMVISMENITLNWYFGNDRSKLVSNCLFRMGGAAVLLSNKRWDRRRSKYELVDTVRTHKGADDKCFGCVTQEEDSASKVGVTLSKDLMAVAGDALKTNITTLGPLVLPTSEQLLFFATLVGRKLFKMKIKPYIPDFKLAFEHFCIHAGGRAVLDELEKNLKLTDWHMEPSRMTLYRFGNTSSSSLWYELAYSEAKGRIKKGDRIWQIAFGSGFKCNSSVWRAVRSVNPKKEKNPWMDEIHEFPVDVPTHATI